The proteins below come from a single Molothrus aeneus isolate 106 chromosome 21, BPBGC_Maene_1.0, whole genome shotgun sequence genomic window:
- the PUSL1 gene encoding tRNA pseudouridine synthase-like 1 isoform X4, producing MAGAPARYLVFFQYFGTRYSGVMETKTDQALVGVQNYLEKAAEQLKPSAPIKFHISSRTDSGVHALANAAHLDIQRAPGRAPFTGPQLLQGLNHHLRPEPIRTYIYRLLLGCAHRSQIPVFEQDLCWAPPGGPLDIPAMRAAAQLLLGTHDFSTFRSPHPEAAAQSPVRTLQLLQLQPGHGLLGQHHLHRGLEFWEVKVKSKSFLYRQVRRMVGALVVTWRCSCTWQVRRMVGALVAVGQGRLAPGQLQALLELRDPRALPPHATAPPQGLFLHSVEFGQADLAPPSAPGEEELCGLSRKEFIT from the exons ATGGCCGGCGCCCCTGCCCGGTACCTGGTGTTCTTTCAGTACTTTGGCACCAGGTACAG TGGGGTTATGGAGACCAAGACTGATCAGGCCCTGGTTGGAGTCCAGAATTATTTGGAG aaggcagcagagcagctgaagcCCAGCGCTCCCATCAAGTTCCACATCTCCAGCCGCACGGACAGCGGCGTCCACGCCCTGGCCAACGCCGCCCACCTGGACATCCAGAGGGCCCCGGGCAGGGCCCCCTTCACCggcccccagctgctgcagggcctcAACCACCACCTCAGACCCGAGCCCATCCG GACCTACATCTACCgcctgctgctgggctgtgcccaccgCTCCCAAATCCCCGTCTTCGAGCAGGATCTGTGCTGGGCTCCCCCAGGAGG CCCCCTGGACATCCCAGCCATGAGGGCAGcggcccagctcctgctgggcacccaCGATTTCAGCACCTTCCGCTCCCCACACCCCGAGGCTGCGGCCCAGAGCCCCGTCAggaccctgcagctgctgcagctccagcctggccacgGCCTCCTGGGCCAGCACCACCTGCACAG gggaCTGGAGTTCTGGGAGGTGAAGGTGAAGAGCAAATCCTTCCTGTACCGACAG gTGCGGAGGATGGTGGGGGCCCTGGTGGTCACCTGGAGATGCTCCTGCACGTGGCAG GTGCGGAGGATGGTGGGCGCCCTGGTGGCcgtgggccagggcaggctggccccggggcagctgcaggcgctgctggagctcagggaccCCCGGGCGCTGCCCCCGCACGCCACGGCCCCGCCCCAGGGGCTCTTCCTGCACAGCGTGGAGTTCGGCCAAGCAG
- the PUSL1 gene encoding tRNA pseudouridine synthase-like 1 isoform X3: protein MAGAPARYLVFFQYFGTRYSGVMETKTDQALVGVQNYLEKAAEQLKPSAPIKFHISSRTDSGVHALANAAHLDIQRAPGRAPFTGPQLLQGLNHHLRPEPIRILSAQRVSSTFHARFCALSRTYIYRLLLGCAHRSQIPVFEQDLCWAPPGGPLDIPAMRAAAQLLLGTHDFSTFRSPHPEAAAQSPVRTLQLLQLQPGHGLLGQHHLHRGLEFWEVKVKSKSFLYRQVRRMVGALVAVGQGRLAPGQLQALLELRDPRALPPHATAPPQGLFLHSVEFGQADLAPPSAPGEEELCGLSRKEFIT from the exons ATGGCCGGCGCCCCTGCCCGGTACCTGGTGTTCTTTCAGTACTTTGGCACCAGGTACAG TGGGGTTATGGAGACCAAGACTGATCAGGCCCTGGTTGGAGTCCAGAATTATTTGGAG aaggcagcagagcagctgaagcCCAGCGCTCCCATCAAGTTCCACATCTCCAGCCGCACGGACAGCGGCGTCCACGCCCTGGCCAACGCCGCCCACCTGGACATCCAGAGGGCCCCGGGCAGGGCCCCCTTCACCggcccccagctgctgcagggcctcAACCACCACCTCAGACCCGAGCCCATCCG CATCCTCAGTGCCCAGCGGGTTTCCAGCACCTTCCATGCCCGTTTCTGTGCCCTCTCCAGGACCTACATCTACCgcctgctgctgggctgtgcccaccgCTCCCAAATCCCCGTCTTCGAGCAGGATCTGTGCTGGGCTCCCCCAGGAGG CCCCCTGGACATCCCAGCCATGAGGGCAGcggcccagctcctgctgggcacccaCGATTTCAGCACCTTCCGCTCCCCACACCCCGAGGCTGCGGCCCAGAGCCCCGTCAggaccctgcagctgctgcagctccagcctggccacgGCCTCCTGGGCCAGCACCACCTGCACAG gggaCTGGAGTTCTGGGAGGTGAAGGTGAAGAGCAAATCCTTCCTGTACCGACAG GTGCGGAGGATGGTGGGCGCCCTGGTGGCcgtgggccagggcaggctggccccggggcagctgcaggcgctgctggagctcagggaccCCCGGGCGCTGCCCCCGCACGCCACGGCCCCGCCCCAGGGGCTCTTCCTGCACAGCGTGGAGTTCGGCCAAGCAG
- the PUSL1 gene encoding tRNA pseudouridine synthase-like 1 isoform X1, which yields MAGAPARYLVFFQYFGTRYSGVMETKTDQALVGVQNYLEKAAEQLKPSAPIKFHISSRTDSGVHALANAAHLDIQRAPGRAPFTGPQLLQGLNHHLRPEPIRILSAQRVSSTFHARFCALSRTYIYRLLLGCAHRSQIPVFEQDLCWAPPGGPLDIPAMRAAAQLLLGTHDFSTFRSPHPEAAAQSPVRTLQLLQLQPGHGLLGQHHLHRGLEFWEVKVKSKSFLYRQVRRMVGALVVTWRCSCTWQVRRMVGALVAVGQGRLAPGQLQALLELRDPRALPPHATAPPQGLFLHSVEFGQADLAPPSAPGEEELCGLSRKEFIT from the exons ATGGCCGGCGCCCCTGCCCGGTACCTGGTGTTCTTTCAGTACTTTGGCACCAGGTACAG TGGGGTTATGGAGACCAAGACTGATCAGGCCCTGGTTGGAGTCCAGAATTATTTGGAG aaggcagcagagcagctgaagcCCAGCGCTCCCATCAAGTTCCACATCTCCAGCCGCACGGACAGCGGCGTCCACGCCCTGGCCAACGCCGCCCACCTGGACATCCAGAGGGCCCCGGGCAGGGCCCCCTTCACCggcccccagctgctgcagggcctcAACCACCACCTCAGACCCGAGCCCATCCG CATCCTCAGTGCCCAGCGGGTTTCCAGCACCTTCCATGCCCGTTTCTGTGCCCTCTCCAGGACCTACATCTACCgcctgctgctgggctgtgcccaccgCTCCCAAATCCCCGTCTTCGAGCAGGATCTGTGCTGGGCTCCCCCAGGAGG CCCCCTGGACATCCCAGCCATGAGGGCAGcggcccagctcctgctgggcacccaCGATTTCAGCACCTTCCGCTCCCCACACCCCGAGGCTGCGGCCCAGAGCCCCGTCAggaccctgcagctgctgcagctccagcctggccacgGCCTCCTGGGCCAGCACCACCTGCACAG gggaCTGGAGTTCTGGGAGGTGAAGGTGAAGAGCAAATCCTTCCTGTACCGACAG gTGCGGAGGATGGTGGGGGCCCTGGTGGTCACCTGGAGATGCTCCTGCACGTGGCAG GTGCGGAGGATGGTGGGCGCCCTGGTGGCcgtgggccagggcaggctggccccggggcagctgcaggcgctgctggagctcagggaccCCCGGGCGCTGCCCCCGCACGCCACGGCCCCGCCCCAGGGGCTCTTCCTGCACAGCGTGGAGTTCGGCCAAGCAG
- the PUSL1 gene encoding tRNA pseudouridine synthase-like 1 isoform X2 has protein sequence MAGAPARYLVFFQYFGTRYSGVMETKTDQALVGVQNYLEAAEQLKPSAPIKFHISSRTDSGVHALANAAHLDIQRAPGRAPFTGPQLLQGLNHHLRPEPIRILSAQRVSSTFHARFCALSRTYIYRLLLGCAHRSQIPVFEQDLCWAPPGGPLDIPAMRAAAQLLLGTHDFSTFRSPHPEAAAQSPVRTLQLLQLQPGHGLLGQHHLHRGLEFWEVKVKSKSFLYRQVRRMVGALVVTWRCSCTWQVRRMVGALVAVGQGRLAPGQLQALLELRDPRALPPHATAPPQGLFLHSVEFGQADLAPPSAPGEEELCGLSRKEFIT, from the exons ATGGCCGGCGCCCCTGCCCGGTACCTGGTGTTCTTTCAGTACTTTGGCACCAGGTACAG TGGGGTTATGGAGACCAAGACTGATCAGGCCCTGGTTGGAGTCCAGAATTATTTGGAG gcagcagagcagctgaagcCCAGCGCTCCCATCAAGTTCCACATCTCCAGCCGCACGGACAGCGGCGTCCACGCCCTGGCCAACGCCGCCCACCTGGACATCCAGAGGGCCCCGGGCAGGGCCCCCTTCACCggcccccagctgctgcagggcctcAACCACCACCTCAGACCCGAGCCCATCCG CATCCTCAGTGCCCAGCGGGTTTCCAGCACCTTCCATGCCCGTTTCTGTGCCCTCTCCAGGACCTACATCTACCgcctgctgctgggctgtgcccaccgCTCCCAAATCCCCGTCTTCGAGCAGGATCTGTGCTGGGCTCCCCCAGGAGG CCCCCTGGACATCCCAGCCATGAGGGCAGcggcccagctcctgctgggcacccaCGATTTCAGCACCTTCCGCTCCCCACACCCCGAGGCTGCGGCCCAGAGCCCCGTCAggaccctgcagctgctgcagctccagcctggccacgGCCTCCTGGGCCAGCACCACCTGCACAG gggaCTGGAGTTCTGGGAGGTGAAGGTGAAGAGCAAATCCTTCCTGTACCGACAG gTGCGGAGGATGGTGGGGGCCCTGGTGGTCACCTGGAGATGCTCCTGCACGTGGCAG GTGCGGAGGATGGTGGGCGCCCTGGTGGCcgtgggccagggcaggctggccccggggcagctgcaggcgctgctggagctcagggaccCCCGGGCGCTGCCCCCGCACGCCACGGCCCCGCCCCAGGGGCTCTTCCTGCACAGCGTGGAGTTCGGCCAAGCAG